A region from the Brassica napus cultivar Da-Ae chromosome C8, Da-Ae, whole genome shotgun sequence genome encodes:
- the LOC111208751 gene encoding glutathione S-transferase T3-like, translated as MSLDMSLMEELQLLEHLQVLNISIKSSLVVEKLLYAPRILCLCGSSEKAILPLSPWIYWNRKVQFCLAVALFSASPKLAGCEKRDGNQCKQRWHKLNEAVCKFSGAYEAARREKTSGMNDNDVLKLAHKIYFNNQQKKFSLEHAWNELRNDQKWCKLATSKTESSSKRRKFADGSHSGASSQVNECDAGVEGTSRPPGVKAAKARGKKSQVEGQDVSDYQFMWSMWSIKKDDLAMNQQLSKMRLLEKLLAKENLADYEEDLKKKLINELM; from the exons ATGTCGCTAGACATGAGCTTAATGGAGGAGTTGCAGCTCTTGGAACATTTACAAGTCTTAAACATAAGTATCAAGTCAAGTTTGGTTGTGGAGAAGTTGTTATATGCTCCCAG AATCCTCTGTCTCTGTGGCTCGTCCGAGAAGGCGATTCTCCCTCTCTCGCCGTGGATCTACTGGAATCGGAAG gTTCAATTCTGTCTCGCGGTGGCTCTCTTCTCGGCTAGTCCAAAACTTGCTGGCTGTGAAAAACGCGACGGGAATCAATGCAAGCAACGTTGGCACAAGCTCAATGAAGCAGTTTGCAAGTTTTCTGGGGCATATGAAGCAGCCAGAAGAGAGAAAACCAGTGGCATGAATGACAATGACGTTCTAAAACTAGCCCACAAAATCTACTTCAACAACCAACAAAAGAAGTTCAGCCTTGAACATGCGTGGAACGAGCTTCGCAACGACCAGAAGTGGTGTAAGCTCGCTACATCTAAAACTGAAAGCAGCTCCAAAAGGAGGAAGTTCGCGGATGGTTCACATTCAGGAGCAAGCTCTCAAGTCAATGAATGCGATGCTGGTGTAGAAGGAACATCTCGTCCCCCTGGTGTTAAGGCTGCAAAAGCTCGTGGAAAGAAGTCGCAGGTTGAGGGGCAAGATGTGTCTGATTATCAGTTCATGTGGAGCATGTGGAGCATCAAGAAGGATGACTTGGCAATGAATCAACAGCTCTCCAAGATGAGGCTACTTGAGAAGCTTCTTGCAAAGGAAAATCTAGCTGATTATGAAGAAGATCTCAAGAAAAAGCTCATAAATGAGCTAATGTAA
- the LOC111208980 gene encoding probable disease resistance protein At1g12290 — MSGFVTSVLDQAFTHLCSCFGVEVNYVWNHEKNLAALEDTMKVLRARRADVLTTVQRQESEGLQRLNEVEVWLTSVENIQNQVYDLLLTRRDELEKLCICGLCTKKLSSSHSYGKRVFEMLKKVEVLESKGVFEAIAVAVERPLPKTIVGQEKMLKRAMEHLMDHETGIMGLYGMGGVGKTTLLEQINNKFIEHTVDGVEIVIFVVVSSELRVEMIQDAIAEKLGFLREDWKQKEKSQKVADLYARMKTMKFVLLLDDIWKEVDLKEIGVPFPTRENGCKVVFTTRSREVCGQMRVDDPMEVKCLESNEAWDLFRSNVGKITLESHPDILELFKSYLFESLRRNQY; from the coding sequence ATGAGTGGTTTTGTGACGAGTGTCCTTGATCAGGCGTTTACCCATCTGTGTAGCTGCTTTGGCGTTGAAGTCAATTATGTTTGGAACCATGAGAAGAATCTGGCGGCTCTAGAGGACACCATGAAGGTACTCAGAGCAAGGCGAGCTGATGTGTTGACAACGGTGCAGAGGCAAGAAAGCGAGGGTCTTCAAAGGCTTAACGAAGTTGAGGTATGGCTTACGAGTGTCGAGAATATCCAAAATCAAGTCTATGATTTGCTTCTTACCCGTAGAGATGAACTTGAAAAGTTGTGTATTTGTGGTCTTTGTACAAAAAAATTGAGCTCAAGTCATAGCTACGGGAAAAGGGTTTTCGAGATGCTGAAAAAAGTTGAAGTTTTAGAATCTAAAGGAGTGTTTGAAGCGATAGCTGTGGCAGTGGAGAGGCCTTTACCAAAGACGATTGTTGGTCAAGAAAAAATGCTCAAAAGGGCAATGGAGCACCTCATGGATCATGAGACTGGGATTATGGGTCTCTATGGTATGGGTGGAGTAGGAAAAACAACTCTTCTCGAACAGATCAACAATAAATTTATTGAGCACACAGTTGACGGGGTCGAAATTGTCATATTTGTTGTGGTGTCCAGCGAGCTACGGGTTGAGATGATTCAAGATGCGATTGCTGAGAAACTAGGATTTCTTAGAGAGGATTggaaacaaaaagagaagagCCAGAAGGTCGCTGATTTGTACGCTCGTATGAAGACAATGAAATTTGTCTTGTTATTGGATGACATTTGGAAAGAAGTGGATTTAAAAGAAATCGGAGTCCCATTTCCGACTAGGGAAAATGGATGCAAAGTAGTGTTCACTACTCGTTCTAGGGAAGTATGTGGCCAAATGAGGGTTGATGATCCAATGGAAGTTAAGTGTTTGGAGTCCAACGAAGCTTGGGATTTATTCCGTAGTAATGTTGGGAAAATCACATTAGAAAGCCACCCAGATATTCTTGAGCTATTCAAGAGTTATCTATTCGAATCCTTGAGGAGGAATCAATATTGA
- the LOC111198889 gene encoding GDT1-like protein 3 codes for MERSMAASEGGGRSSVAEAGEIHRRIIGLRNLGLTRNRKDLVKSLAVVECLGALGLNLESTGPGVFDALFSSFSMILVTEGLSIDHSLRARETTKTSAFVAGLEY; via the exons ATGGAGAGGAGCATGGCTGCTTCAGAGGGAGGAGGAAGGAGCAGCGTGGCTGAAGCAGGGGAGATTCATCGGAG GATTATTGGTCTTAGGAATCTGGGGTTGACAAGGAATCGGAAGGATCTGGTAAAGAGCTTAGCCGTCGTGGAATG TCTTGGTGCTCTTGGTTTGAACCTCGAATCCACTGGCCCTGGTGTATTTGATGCTCTGTTTTCAAGTTTCTCCATGATTCTTGTGACAGAG GGTTTGAGTATTGATCATAGTCTGAGAGCAAGAGAAACCACCAAAACATCAGCCTTTGTAGCAGGGTTAGAGTATTGA
- the LOC111208979 gene encoding disease resistance protein RPS5-like: MAVLSKLEMEHSRMVEINVKRSTPSLNKSPTNVSFPNLSTVHVVRCHGLKDLTWLLFAPNLKVLTVETRAYDLPELKSIYWGPLPFPRLKKFRIDRCPNLRKLPFDSKSCSSAGEELVIHSGERDWIDKVEWEDEETKERFPRSIGPSETETVLEILMELSSTFAST, from the exons ATGGCGGTTCTCAGTAAGCTCGAAATGGAGCATAGTAGAATGGTGGAGATAAATGTCAAGAGGAGTACACCATCATTGAACAAAAGTCCAACAAATGTAAGCTTCCCAAACCTCTCTACAGTGCATGTAGTTAGATGCCATGGTCTAAAGGACTTGACATGGCTTTTGTTCGCACCAAACTTAAAAGTTCTTACCGTTG AAACTAGAGCGTATGATTTGCCAGAGCTGAAGAGCATCTATTGGGGTCCTCTCCCTTTCCCACGTTTGAAGAAATTCAGGATAGATAGGTGTCCAAATCTGAGAAAGCTTCCATTTGATTCTAAAAGTTGCAGCAGCGCGGGTGAAGAGCTTGTCATCCACAGTGGAGAACGGGACTGGATAGATAAGGTTGAGTGGGAGGACGAAGAGACTAAAGAGCGTTTCCCACGTTCCATCGGTCCTTCCGAAACTGAAACAGTTCTCGAAATTCTGATGGAACTCTCTTCTACTTTTGCATCCACTTGA